One region of Macrobrachium rosenbergii isolate ZJJX-2024 chromosome 20, ASM4041242v1, whole genome shotgun sequence genomic DNA includes:
- the LOC136849213 gene encoding FYVE and coiled-coil domain-containing protein 1-like isoform X3: MAPVGEDEPTHDCPSSPASPTSPVSPSHSSSEAGLKATLDEVSELHQRLAHLEDDNATLRASCVSLQLKLDQVQQDTPGTSEDFASEKEKSESSETEDSRNCCQESPVTCTKCEHLREELKVSQNKCTELQNLHQRLEDQIKILEKQVEDFERKESEYKCQISTLELELKAASNSEIVEVPTDVCTIEKDRESDECIRKVDVDMQQSSEACSQAESTESVEYYRQKLEILQKMYEELQEQCRTAEKEKTTMRTNIHKVSASWFERKTRLSESETESNRSEDSAHEADLLNLLKVKPPQGSDFQNEYRFWVTRMKDVPKLLAEISFLNGKLDLAEKMCTELRKRVREYETVIDDQEIIIHGLKDQLDTYFTDNQKMSKQLSALTKLFEDIELTEKTKVNMVNPPEVSNNVTNNLPTGEDFKEMANSLSKTYIKLKELILEKKSLVTEIERLNVLNVELQRRVATQESRLISVSDALHSTWMLISDAKEQHAQLHTSESILRYELKGKRELLHRLREELENSREQWHKIRQMNSKSEEEWNSIREELDERRRVAENGGRTGEQDLYEGAVALERNKNTSDDFEPPVDLLLDMAIEYGVVEADDETSTSLVAAIEGEDLHASRLRDLEDQCSHLYQKLMASTSRSLTLASRLTALHQHYGSSEDEDEYEDEDDYDDDEDDDDEEPFLPFQTEVMSPEPESYDTAYVSEADTGSASGAPGVLSEEEASTTNLGGNSVEDNSNLGPEEQEQVVEVEDDLCRGLINFLPRKIEILRRDNQKLEERCQLLQEEKLHSEAHLTASIETERMIRQQLEEKLEHLGKCVDELSLERNGKIQEAEERYNQKVASLSQKEKEFETLQDDLGSLKEKFEERGNLLLIANDRVKQLEKELTACKASAKDNLDQLTLAKKQANEFRELHEQLNREYRELKEEVLSLQQQITDLHFQISSHSMERDAARKDNEEKSEALEAAQSQIAEQKASLMQLQLQTASQKEMLHNEKDQLATQVEKLNRILADRDRECSGLNKHLQEAEVALKSAKLALSETKLKLGSNEEVTNQLNEDNLSLREKIIQLLREKDALWQANVRLEGAATAASGAWMDNKSTQECMGCNVAFSLTRRRHHCRTCGRIFCTGCSDNWINTAASSRRVRVCDDCFSIHAELATIIASPAVQSSEASGNAAGLEATSRTTTQKGRPFPIGSKLPDDEEFSVISDEEVQSSRLSSSPSSGSPVSNEAITETRATTDILTPVSLAESPPTNAEAWVGAGTRVLVPVDLPAGVTLYWHFASEPKSVSFAVLHQPPQTENSQRSDSEATSSATQQRVLIPTTRVASAEGATVKGRLQTKQPGVYTLVFDNSCSRLTAKKVTYSLRLENQVSSVISRVPETASSPPPSHLEGALPAP, translated from the exons ATGGCGCCTGTGGGTGAGGATGAGCCTACACACGATTGTCCGTCCAGTCCTGCTAGTCCCACAAGCCCTGTTAGTCCTTCACACTCATCGTCAGAAGCTGGGCTCAAAGCCACCCTTGATGAGGTGTCAGAGCTACATCAAAGACTTGCACATCTGGAGGACGACAATGCTACGCTTAGAGCTTCTTGTGTGTCTTTACAGTTAAAGTTAGATCAG GTACAACAAGATACGCCAGGAACTTCAGAAGATTTTGcctcagaaaaagaaaagtcagaatCATCAGAGACAGAAGATTCCAGGAATTGCTGCCAAGAGTCACCTGTTACTTGCACCAAGTGTGAGCATTTAAGGGAGGAGCTTAAAGTTAGTCAGAACAAATGTACTGAGTTGCAGAATTTACACCAGAGACTAGAAGATCAAATTAAGATCCTAGAGAAACAAGTGGAAGACtttgagagaaaggaaagtgaatATAAGTGCCAAATAAGTACTTTAGAATTAGAGCTAAAGGCAGCCTCTAATAGTGAAATAGTTGAAGTGCCAACAGATGTATGTACAATTGAAAAGGACAGAGAATCAGATGAATGTATTAGAAAAGTTGATGTAGATATGCAGCAGTCTTCAGAGGCCTGTAGTCAAGCAGAAAGTACCGAGAGTGTAGAATATTATCGTCAGAAGTTAGAAATTCTTCAGAAGATGTATGAAGAATTACAG GAACAGTGTCGTACTGCAGAAAAGGAGAAGACCACAATGAGGACAAATATACACAAGGTGAGTGCCAGTTGGTTTGAGCGCAAAACGCGCCTCAGTGAGAGTGAAACTGAGAGTAACCGTAGTGAAGACTCTGCTCATGAGGCAGATTTACTGAACCTCTTAAAAGTAAAACCACCTCAGGGATctgattttcaaaatgaatatcgCTTTTGGGTCACGAGGATGAAGGATGTTCCAAAACTTTTAGCAGAAATCTCTTTCTTAAATGGAAAATTGGATTTGGCAGAGAAAATGTGTACTGAACTTAGGAAGCGTGTTAGAGAATATGAAACTGTCATTGATGACCAAGAAATTATCATCCATGGATTGAAAGACCAGTTGGACACGTATTTCACTGATAATCAGAAAATGTCTAAGCAGCTTAGTGCCCTAACCAAATTATTTGAAGATATTGAATTAACagagaaaacaaaagttaatatGGTTAACCCTCCTGAAGTCTCTAACAATGTTACCAATAATTTGCCCACTGGGGAGGACTTTAAGGAGATGGCTAATAGTCTGAGtaaaacatatattaaattaaaagagCTAATTTTGGAAAAGAAGTCTCTGGTAACGGAAATTGAGAGACTCAACGTTCTGAATGTAGAGTTACAGAGACGTGTTGCCACTCAGGAAAGTCGACTGATAAGTGTTTCAGATGCCTTGCACTCCACATGGATGCTCATATCAGATGCTAAGGAACAACATGCTCAGCTTCACACATCAGAATCAATTTTACGTTATGAATTGAAGGGAAAAAGAGAACTACTTCATCGTCTCagagaggaactggaaaactcCAGAGAACAGTGGCATAAGATACGGCAGATGAACTCAAAGAGTGAAGAGGAATGGAATAGTATCAGAGAGGAGCTTGATGAACGCAGGCGTGTTGCAGAAAATGGAGGGAGAACTGGAGAACAAGATCTTTATGAGGGAGCAGTAGCTTTGGAGAGGAATAAGAATACATCAGATGATTTTGAACCTCCAGTTGATCTTCTTCTTGATATGGCCATTGAGTATGGTGTTGTTGAAGCTGATGATGAAACATCAACATCTTTAGTAGCTGCAATAGAAGGGGAAGACCTGCATGCATCTCGTCTACGAGATCTTGAAGATCAATGTAGTCACTTATATCAGAAGCTCATGGCATCGACTTCAAGATCATTAACATTAGCTTCAAGGCTGACAGCACTTCATCAACACTATGGCTCAAGTGAGGATGAAGATGaatatgaagatgaagatgattatgatgatgatgaggatgatgatgatgaagaacctTTTCTTCCATTCCAAACAGAAGTCATGAGCCCAGAACCAGAGAGTTATGATACAGCATACGTCAGTGAGGCTGACACAGGCTCTGCATCTGGAGCTCCTGGTGTtctttcagaagaagaagcctcAACAACTAACCTTGGAGGAAATAGTGTGGAAGATAATTCTAATCTTGGTCCAGAGGAACAAGAGCAAGTGGTTGAAGTAGAGGATGATTTGTGTAGAGGACTCATTAACTTTTTACCAAGGAAGATTGAAATCCTTCGAAGAGATAATCAGAAGTTGGAAGAAAGATGCCAATTGCTACAGGAAGAAAAGCTGCACTCAGAAGCTCACCTGACAGCAAGTATAGAGACAGAGCGAATGATAAGGCAACAGCTGGAGGAGAAACTAGAACATCTTGGCAAATGTGTTGATGAACTCAGCCTAGAACGGAATGGGAAG ATACAAGAGGCTGAGGAGAGGTATAACCAAAAGGTTGCTTCCCTCagtcagaaagaaaaagaatttgaaacacTCCAAGATGACCTGGGAAGTCTCAAGGAGAAGTTTGAGGAGAGAGGAAACCTTCTGCTGATTGCTAATGACAGAGTTAAACAG CTGGAAAAGGAACTGACAGCTTGTAAGGCTTCAGCCAAAGACAACCTTGATCAGCTCACACTAGCTAAAAAACAG gctAACGAATTCAGGGAGCTCCATGAACAGCTCAATCGTGAGTACAGAGAATTGAAAGAGGAGGTTCTTTCCCTGCAGCAACAAATTACTGACCTCCACTTCCAGATATCCTCTCATAGCATGGAACGTGATGCTGCACGAAAG gataatgaagaaaaatcagAAGCCTTGGAAGCTGCACAGTCACAAATTGCGGAACAAAAAGCTTCACTGATGCAACTCCAATTACAAACAGCCTCACAGAAAGAGATGTTGCATAATGAAAAAGACCAGCTGGCAACTCAGGTTGAAAAGCTCAACAGAATTTTGGCAGATCGTGATCGAGAGTGCTCTGGACTCAATAAACACCTGCAGGAG GCAGAAGTTGCTCTTAAGAGTGCAAAACTTGCTCTCTCAGAAACAAAGTTGAAGCTTGGGTCAAATGAAGAAGTGACAAACCAGTTGAATGAAGATAACCTTAGTCTTCgagaaaaaattatacagttaTTAAG GGAAAAGGATGCCCTTTGGCAGGCGAATGTTCGCTTAGAAGGGGCAGCCACAGCTGCGAGTGGAGCCTGGATGGATAACAAAAGCACACAAGAGTGCATGGGTTGTAATGTGGCATTTTCACTAACGCGTCGACGACATCATTGTCGTACATGTGGACGTATCTTTTGCACAGGTTGCTCTGATAATTGGATCAACACTGCAGCCTCAAG CCGCCGTGTAAGAGTTTGTGATGACTGTTTCTCGATACATGCAGAATTAGCTACAATAATTGCATCTCCTGCTGTTCAAAGCAGTGAAG CCAGTGGAAATGCAGCTGGATTGGAAGCTACATCAAGAACCACTACCCAGAAAGGTCGCCCATTTCCCATAGGCTCCAAGTTGCCAGATGATGAAGAGTTTTCTGTGATATCTGATGAAGAAGTGCAAAGTTCAAGATTATCATCAAGTCCAAGTAGTGGGTCTCCTGTGAGTAATGAAGCCATAACTGAAACCAGAGCTACTACAGATATTCTGACACCAGTGTCACTTGCCGAATCACCACCTACAAATGCTGAG GCATGGGTTGGAGCAGGCACACGTGTGTTAGTACCTGTTGATCTACCTGCTGGGGTTACGTTGTACTGGCATTTTGCATCTGAACCTAAG AGTGTATCATTTGCTGTCCTACACCAGCCTCCTCAGACAGAGAATTCCCAAAGGTCAGACAGTGAAGCAACATCTTCAGCCACTCAGCAAAGAGTATTAATTCCTACAACTCGCGTAGCATCAGCTGAGGGAGCAACTGTAAAAGGGAGATTACAGACTAAGCAACCTGGAGTGTATACTCTTGTTTTTGATAATTCTTGCTCAAG
- the LOC136849213 gene encoding FYVE and coiled-coil domain-containing protein 1-like isoform X4 has product MAPVGEDEPTHDCPSSPASPTSPVSPSHSSSEAGLKATLDEVSELHQRLAHLEDDNATLRASCVSLQLKLDQVQQDTPGTSEDFASEKEKSESSETEDSRNCCQESPVTCTKCEHLREELKVSQNKCTELQNLHQRLEDQIKILEKQVEDFERKESEYKCQISTLELELKAASNSEIVEVPTDVCTIEKDRESDECIRKVDVDMQQSSEACSQAESTESVEYYRQKLEILQKMYEELQEQCRTAEKEKTTMRTNIHKVSASWFERKTRLSESETESNRSEDSAHEADLLNLLKVKPPQGSDFQNEYRFWVTRMKDVPKLLAEISFLNGKLDLAEKMCTELRKRVREYETVIDDQEIIIHGLKDQLDTYFTDNQKMSKQLSALTKLFEDIELTEKTKVNMVNPPEVSNNVTNNLPTGEDFKEMANSLSKTYIKLKELILEKKSLVTEIERLNVLNVELQRRVATQESRLISVSDALHSTWMLISDAKEQHAQLHTSESILRYELKGKRELLHRLREELENSREQWHKIRQMNSKSEEEWNSIREELDERRRVAENGGRTGEQDLYEGAVALERNKNTSDDFEPPVDLLLDMAIEYGVVEADDETSTSLVAAIEGEDLHASRLRDLEDQCSHLYQKLMASTSRSLTLASRLTALHQHYGSSEDEDEYEDEDDYDDDEDDDDEEPFLPFQTEVMSPEPESYDTAYVSEADTGSASGAPGVLSEEEASTTNLGGNSVEDNSNLGPEEQEQVVEVEDDLCRGLINFLPRKIEILRRDNQKLEERCQLLQEEKLHSEAHLTASIETERMIRQQLEEKLEHLGKCVDELSLERNGKIQEAEERYNQKVASLSQKEKEFETLQDDLGSLKEKFEERGNLLLIANDRVKQLEKELTACKASAKDNLDQLTLAKKQANEFRELHEQLNREYRELKEEVLSLQQQITDLHFQISSHSMERDAARKDNEEKSEALEAAQSQIAEQKASLMQLQLQTASQKEMLHNEKDQLATQVEKLNRILADRDRECSGLNKHLQEAEVALKSAKLALSETKLKLGSNEEVTNQLNEDNLSLREKIIQLLSRRVRVCDDCFSIHAELATIIASPAVQSSEASGNAAGLEATSRTTTQKGRPFPIGSKLPDDEEFSVISDEEVQSSRLSSSPSSGSPVSNEAITETRATTDILTPVSLAESPPTNAEAWVGAGTRVLVPVDLPAGVTLYWHFASEPKSVSFAVLHQPPQTENSQRSDSEATSSATQQRVLIPTTRVASAEGATVKGRLQTKQPGVYTLVFDNSCSRLTAKKVTYSLRLENQVSSVISRVPETASSPPPSHLEGALPAP; this is encoded by the exons ATGGCGCCTGTGGGTGAGGATGAGCCTACACACGATTGTCCGTCCAGTCCTGCTAGTCCCACAAGCCCTGTTAGTCCTTCACACTCATCGTCAGAAGCTGGGCTCAAAGCCACCCTTGATGAGGTGTCAGAGCTACATCAAAGACTTGCACATCTGGAGGACGACAATGCTACGCTTAGAGCTTCTTGTGTGTCTTTACAGTTAAAGTTAGATCAG GTACAACAAGATACGCCAGGAACTTCAGAAGATTTTGcctcagaaaaagaaaagtcagaatCATCAGAGACAGAAGATTCCAGGAATTGCTGCCAAGAGTCACCTGTTACTTGCACCAAGTGTGAGCATTTAAGGGAGGAGCTTAAAGTTAGTCAGAACAAATGTACTGAGTTGCAGAATTTACACCAGAGACTAGAAGATCAAATTAAGATCCTAGAGAAACAAGTGGAAGACtttgagagaaaggaaagtgaatATAAGTGCCAAATAAGTACTTTAGAATTAGAGCTAAAGGCAGCCTCTAATAGTGAAATAGTTGAAGTGCCAACAGATGTATGTACAATTGAAAAGGACAGAGAATCAGATGAATGTATTAGAAAAGTTGATGTAGATATGCAGCAGTCTTCAGAGGCCTGTAGTCAAGCAGAAAGTACCGAGAGTGTAGAATATTATCGTCAGAAGTTAGAAATTCTTCAGAAGATGTATGAAGAATTACAG GAACAGTGTCGTACTGCAGAAAAGGAGAAGACCACAATGAGGACAAATATACACAAGGTGAGTGCCAGTTGGTTTGAGCGCAAAACGCGCCTCAGTGAGAGTGAAACTGAGAGTAACCGTAGTGAAGACTCTGCTCATGAGGCAGATTTACTGAACCTCTTAAAAGTAAAACCACCTCAGGGATctgattttcaaaatgaatatcgCTTTTGGGTCACGAGGATGAAGGATGTTCCAAAACTTTTAGCAGAAATCTCTTTCTTAAATGGAAAATTGGATTTGGCAGAGAAAATGTGTACTGAACTTAGGAAGCGTGTTAGAGAATATGAAACTGTCATTGATGACCAAGAAATTATCATCCATGGATTGAAAGACCAGTTGGACACGTATTTCACTGATAATCAGAAAATGTCTAAGCAGCTTAGTGCCCTAACCAAATTATTTGAAGATATTGAATTAACagagaaaacaaaagttaatatGGTTAACCCTCCTGAAGTCTCTAACAATGTTACCAATAATTTGCCCACTGGGGAGGACTTTAAGGAGATGGCTAATAGTCTGAGtaaaacatatattaaattaaaagagCTAATTTTGGAAAAGAAGTCTCTGGTAACGGAAATTGAGAGACTCAACGTTCTGAATGTAGAGTTACAGAGACGTGTTGCCACTCAGGAAAGTCGACTGATAAGTGTTTCAGATGCCTTGCACTCCACATGGATGCTCATATCAGATGCTAAGGAACAACATGCTCAGCTTCACACATCAGAATCAATTTTACGTTATGAATTGAAGGGAAAAAGAGAACTACTTCATCGTCTCagagaggaactggaaaactcCAGAGAACAGTGGCATAAGATACGGCAGATGAACTCAAAGAGTGAAGAGGAATGGAATAGTATCAGAGAGGAGCTTGATGAACGCAGGCGTGTTGCAGAAAATGGAGGGAGAACTGGAGAACAAGATCTTTATGAGGGAGCAGTAGCTTTGGAGAGGAATAAGAATACATCAGATGATTTTGAACCTCCAGTTGATCTTCTTCTTGATATGGCCATTGAGTATGGTGTTGTTGAAGCTGATGATGAAACATCAACATCTTTAGTAGCTGCAATAGAAGGGGAAGACCTGCATGCATCTCGTCTACGAGATCTTGAAGATCAATGTAGTCACTTATATCAGAAGCTCATGGCATCGACTTCAAGATCATTAACATTAGCTTCAAGGCTGACAGCACTTCATCAACACTATGGCTCAAGTGAGGATGAAGATGaatatgaagatgaagatgattatgatgatgatgaggatgatgatgatgaagaacctTTTCTTCCATTCCAAACAGAAGTCATGAGCCCAGAACCAGAGAGTTATGATACAGCATACGTCAGTGAGGCTGACACAGGCTCTGCATCTGGAGCTCCTGGTGTtctttcagaagaagaagcctcAACAACTAACCTTGGAGGAAATAGTGTGGAAGATAATTCTAATCTTGGTCCAGAGGAACAAGAGCAAGTGGTTGAAGTAGAGGATGATTTGTGTAGAGGACTCATTAACTTTTTACCAAGGAAGATTGAAATCCTTCGAAGAGATAATCAGAAGTTGGAAGAAAGATGCCAATTGCTACAGGAAGAAAAGCTGCACTCAGAAGCTCACCTGACAGCAAGTATAGAGACAGAGCGAATGATAAGGCAACAGCTGGAGGAGAAACTAGAACATCTTGGCAAATGTGTTGATGAACTCAGCCTAGAACGGAATGGGAAG ATACAAGAGGCTGAGGAGAGGTATAACCAAAAGGTTGCTTCCCTCagtcagaaagaaaaagaatttgaaacacTCCAAGATGACCTGGGAAGTCTCAAGGAGAAGTTTGAGGAGAGAGGAAACCTTCTGCTGATTGCTAATGACAGAGTTAAACAG CTGGAAAAGGAACTGACAGCTTGTAAGGCTTCAGCCAAAGACAACCTTGATCAGCTCACACTAGCTAAAAAACAG gctAACGAATTCAGGGAGCTCCATGAACAGCTCAATCGTGAGTACAGAGAATTGAAAGAGGAGGTTCTTTCCCTGCAGCAACAAATTACTGACCTCCACTTCCAGATATCCTCTCATAGCATGGAACGTGATGCTGCACGAAAG gataatgaagaaaaatcagAAGCCTTGGAAGCTGCACAGTCACAAATTGCGGAACAAAAAGCTTCACTGATGCAACTCCAATTACAAACAGCCTCACAGAAAGAGATGTTGCATAATGAAAAAGACCAGCTGGCAACTCAGGTTGAAAAGCTCAACAGAATTTTGGCAGATCGTGATCGAGAGTGCTCTGGACTCAATAAACACCTGCAGGAG GCAGAAGTTGCTCTTAAGAGTGCAAAACTTGCTCTCTCAGAAACAAAGTTGAAGCTTGGGTCAAATGAAGAAGTGACAAACCAGTTGAATGAAGATAACCTTAGTCTTCgagaaaaaattatacagttaTTAAG CCGCCGTGTAAGAGTTTGTGATGACTGTTTCTCGATACATGCAGAATTAGCTACAATAATTGCATCTCCTGCTGTTCAAAGCAGTGAAG CCAGTGGAAATGCAGCTGGATTGGAAGCTACATCAAGAACCACTACCCAGAAAGGTCGCCCATTTCCCATAGGCTCCAAGTTGCCAGATGATGAAGAGTTTTCTGTGATATCTGATGAAGAAGTGCAAAGTTCAAGATTATCATCAAGTCCAAGTAGTGGGTCTCCTGTGAGTAATGAAGCCATAACTGAAACCAGAGCTACTACAGATATTCTGACACCAGTGTCACTTGCCGAATCACCACCTACAAATGCTGAG GCATGGGTTGGAGCAGGCACACGTGTGTTAGTACCTGTTGATCTACCTGCTGGGGTTACGTTGTACTGGCATTTTGCATCTGAACCTAAG AGTGTATCATTTGCTGTCCTACACCAGCCTCCTCAGACAGAGAATTCCCAAAGGTCAGACAGTGAAGCAACATCTTCAGCCACTCAGCAAAGAGTATTAATTCCTACAACTCGCGTAGCATCAGCTGAGGGAGCAACTGTAAAAGGGAGATTACAGACTAAGCAACCTGGAGTGTATACTCTTGTTTTTGATAATTCTTGCTCAAG